From the genome of Vicia villosa cultivar HV-30 ecotype Madison, WI linkage group LG2, Vvil1.0, whole genome shotgun sequence, one region includes:
- the LOC131650460 gene encoding bidirectional sugar transporter SWEET5-like, which produces MVNYSLIRNAVGIIGNIISFGLLLSPVPTFYKIIKKKSVEEFKSDPYLATLLNCACWVFYGMPFVHPNSTLVVTINSVGFVFEIGYITIFYIYATNKGRKKIRIVLLIEIIFFVVVVLITMFALHGTTQRSLVVGIICDIFNIMMYTSPLTIMRKVIKTKSVKYMPFWLSLMNFLNGLSWTAYAILPPFDIYVLISNGIGAISGLFQLILYACYYFRKGENIEDDTKNDDLEMKRTIIREISISNGIGEAK; this is translated from the exons ATGGTGAACTATTCATTGATTCGTAATGCCGTTGGAATCATAG GCAATATCATCTCTTTTGGCTTGTTACTCTCACCAGT TCCAACATTCTATAAGATTATAAAGAAGAAGTCCGTAGAAGAGTTCAAGTCAGATCCATATTTAGCAACATTATTGAATTGTGCTTGTTGGGTGTTTTATGGAATGCCTTTTGTGCATCCAAATAGCACTTTGGTTGTTACCATCAATAGTGTTGGATTTGTTTTCGAAATCGGCTATATCACTATATTTTATATCTATGCCACCAACAAAGGAAGG AAAAAAATACGAATTGTTCTTCTCATCGAGATTATTTTCTTCGTCGTTGTTGTTCTTATAACAATGTTTGCACTTCATGGCACTACCCAAAGATCTTTGGTGGTTGGTATTATTTGTGATATCTTCAACATAATGATGTATACCTCTCCTCTTACAATTATG AGAAAAGTTATAAAAACTAAGAGTGTGAAATATATGCCATTTTGGCTCTCTTTGATGAACTTTCTCAATGGTTTGAGCTGGACAGCATATGCTATTCTTCCTCCCTTCGATATATATGTCTTG ATAAGCAATGGTATTGGAGCAATTTCAGGACTTTTTCAACTTATTCTATATGCTTGCTATTATTTTCGCAAAGGTGAAAACATCGAAGATGATACCAAAAATGATGATCTTGAGATGAAACGAACAATTATTCGTGAAATCTCAATCAGCAATGGTATTGGAGAAGCAAAATGA